The proteins below come from a single Candidatus Eisenbacteria bacterium genomic window:
- a CDS encoding hydrogenase iron-sulfur subunit — translation GTILKLIHAGAEEVLVAGCAEDRCRFEHGAGIAADQVELARALLRICGIDPDRVRSDWSEGREGDPLILNDLVGAGGRS, via the coding sequence CGGGGACGATTCTCAAGCTGATTCACGCCGGAGCGGAAGAGGTCCTCGTCGCCGGCTGCGCCGAGGATCGGTGCCGATTCGAGCACGGGGCCGGCATCGCCGCCGATCAGGTCGAGCTTGCCCGCGCGCTTCTCCGGATATGCGGAATCGACCCGGATCGCGTGCGTAGCGACTGGTCGGAAGGCCGCGAGGGCGATCCTTTAATTCTCAATGATCTAGTCGGCGCGGGGGGACGTTCATGA